GTTTGAGTACAAAAGCTAAACGCGGAGTTTCCTAACTTCTTTTGGCTCGGCGCAATTCACTAGCCAAAACTTTCTCTAAATTTTCAAATAAAGTTTTGCGTGTATTTTTTTAAATCTGAACACTCCGTGTTATCGGATAGATTATTCAATACTTGTATCGTATCTATTACTAAACAAGCTTTAAAGTTATCTTCGATTCATTAAAAGATTCTCAAGTGTTTATGTTTGGTTCTCATAAGACTGTTAAGTCACCGTCGGCGGATAAGGCGTTAAAAAGAATGAACGGCGTCGTAGATTGTATACACTGGTGCTTAGAACGCGTCGACGCAATATGCGATGCAAGCGTGTAATAACTGTCTTCGTCTTTGCGAAGAATTTTACGGTTTTCAGTACATTgaacaaaaattcgaataaatcagTTTCCGAGCGGTCGATCCGTACGGAATAATATTTCCCAGCAGAGTCTCATAAACGGGACAGTGGTAGCTAATGGACTGAGAAAATCGGCAGGCCGAAGAGGTATGTCGCTTAGAATAATTTATCTTCGTTTCATCGGCCACGCGAAAAATTCTCGCTCGCCGATCAACGTTCGAAGTTCCAAAGTGCTTCGCCCTTTTCTCGCACCCTCCCCTAGACAGGCTACCTTTAAGTAGACCCCAATTACGCTGTACCACAGACATACAGTGCAGTGGTAGTATTGTAATTCCGTGACGTATTGGCACAGTAATTCTATAAATAAACTACTATTAAAAAACTGTGTATCTTCAAGCGAGTTAAAAATGCTCTGCGTCGATTGCAAGAGACAACGGCCGAATGGACGTTTCATTTCAAAAGAATTGTAACTAGGTTGTAAATTTTTACATAAATAAGCATCGATTGCAGAAGATGCAGGTCAGTTAGATAATACATTCTTTGATACCAAACTTGTACCAATATCGATCAAATGATCGGTTTCAGTTTTCACATTGTTCGATGTTATTCGAACGATGAAAATGCTTCGATGGGAAATAATTGAACTTGATGTTGAGGACAGTGCATCGATATACTCGAAACTGCTATAAAGTGGCGCTCGCTCGTTCTTGTGCTCGTTGCTTCGATCAGTTCACGGATTGACTTCTGACCTCTCCACGCGCTATTATTCCATGGAAGCAATGACGGATcttgtttttgttttcaatcGAGAATCAAGCTCTCATCGAACTACACGAATTGAAATGAATTGCTAACGTTTGACCAATCGGGCGACCAATCGTTTTATTTTTGGTTTGTTCTCGTGcaaaattaactttatatttatcgaataagacgcaTAATACATTTTTTGTTTCCTTTTTTGTAAAttcgttattttattttgtgtatttttaattgaaagatgtcttattcgatggatataaagttaattataaatCAAAAGTTAGTTAGCCTATACGACAGAGCAACGAAGACGAGCAGATGGTTTCTCTTTGATGGAACATTTTGTACAAagcatcgtaatatttataaatatcaggtctaccggaatgttctgtccgttttttaattgaaatataacacaattttcatacatttaataatattcattgtagaatatactttccaacgttacttatgacttcttgccagcgtgatggcaacttgtaaatgccatttttaaaaaatgatttatttttagaaacgaagaactcgactagtgcttggttgacatcagcttcagttttgaatttttgttcctgtaaaaagttttgcaaagagagaaacaagtgataatcggagggtgctaggtctggggagtatggtggatgcgacagaatttcccagcctagctctgcgattttctgacgagtcgccaaagcagcatgtggtctggcattatcatcggtagccatgttttcacgatcgcgtctcacttaataataacatgagacatctttgtttcagtttatttaggagagtacatgtgtgtaaatgcaatgataaagagaggtagtcatatatgtctcgaatcaacatgtgcatatggattgaaacttgaagtgacactatcggacagaactttccggtagacctaatacattcCTTATCGTAGCGAAATTAACACAGAGTTCAAATTAACCGAAGCATTAATTATCGAAAACTGGGGATACCTGATGTAATTCACCGTCACGCAAGCTTCTCGATGAACTGGCAGCAAGTAATTAGAAATCCGAGCTGTGGAAACCGCCATGCGCGAAGACAGAAATACATTTGCCAGGGCCGAGCAAGCAATCGCTCTCTGTTCGACCTTCCTCGAATCACTTTAAAGTGAACGGGGCGCGCGAGAGGGTGAAGGTGGCTGGAGGGTTGCCGGAGGAGAGAATCCTCTGTCGCGTATGGGGTAGTTACGGGCGCTCATTATTCGCGGCGCGAAGGTGATTAAGATAAATTATGGCGAGCACCGGAACGATTTACGAGACCTAATTGCAGCCGGCACAACCGAGAGGACAAACAgagacccggcccgacccggtcAGAGCACGATTCCGTTTCATGAGCTGCAATTATTCCGCATGGGCGTGGATCGGGCCACTCTCGATGGAAGAAAACCGGGTGGGATACGAGCGTATGGAACTCGCCGTCCGATTAGATGACGATAAATGACAGTTTCTTTTTCTATAATCCCTGGCAAGCTTTTTTTGCAGAGACTCAACATCTTTTGATTAGCTTCCTCGAGATCCGGTTTTTGCCGATTTCAAATCCCCGTTGCAAACGAGCCGACGTTTCACATGGAggttttttaataaatttatccaCCGACCGTGATCTGTCATCCAGACACTGCGTGCCTAGCAACGTTTCATTTGCCGGGTGCATGTGGGCTGAATCGCCTATAACATTTTTATCAGAATTGTGCCTTCGCTGCTTTTAACGATTCGAGGAAGGAAACGTTTGTTTCAGTGGAGCAATTATCGTGATATCATTGCAGTAATACTCCAATTAAAACGAAGAAGGAAAACGAAGTGTTATAAAAGTCACTTGTAACGTGCACCTCTGTAACATGCAACTAAACATAAAATGGTTTAATTGTATTGTTAAGTTACTTTTATATTGAGTTAGAAAAATATATACGGTACCAAGAAAAACCTGCAATGAGCCCAAGAGTAATTAGAGCTTTAGATTATAAGTttagattataaatattattaaaagcatAACTGTTCTATAAATCaggagactcaatttcgtatgcataaaatgcactttgtcatgcaAAGTGGAattactgtaagtcagaaaaattattttagatttactgtTCAAATggctttcgagtgcaaagggttaaggactCGATCTCGCTAgagtttccacgtcgacgaatgactcgaaattagcccgatttctggtcgtgtttgggccctttatatatcCAGATTTCtttggaaaaatggtagtgggggtgttcctatgtggtccgattccagaaacgttcgtcgtcgtagcCCCTTGAAGGTACTTGACTGGCTGGCTGGCACCAGCCTAACGTATACCTTCATAAATTTGatcagtaaacaatacacatgttAGTGAACGATAACACACTGGTTGTTTCTCGCAATAAGAAAAATCTCAATTATACCACTATCACACTCAATCTATACGGCTGCAAGTGGAAGAAGGGAATGCACCGAAGGAATAACGTTAGAATGTTCGTTTCAGAGACACATCTTTGGCACAATTTTGAACTCGTGGCTGTCCCGCACGGAACAGTTCGGAGATATGTTGAACACGTTCGTCGAAACAACTTTAAACTTGTTCACCACGATATGCAACGAGCTATTACCCACCCCAGACAAGTCCCACTATACCTTCAACCTGCGAGATCTCGGCAAAGTTTTCCAGGGAATGCTGATGATGAATCCCGCGAAAATTGAGGTTTATAATTCGATGTTTCACGACTCAGCGCTTACCACTTCGCGAGCTTCAATTCCGGTTAAAGCTCCAATTAAATCTTTGCGTTTCTTGATAGGCCGGTTCAAAGTGGAGAAGAAAGTAAATTTATTGCTCGTGTTTGTGCAACATTTCATCGAACTGTTTTCCCAAGAGTATTGCTTTCAACTGCAGTTCTCAAATGCAGATTCGTGAAAacctgttgttgttgtggtacCACGAGAATCTGAGGGTGTTCAGCGATCGTTTGGTCAACGACGAAGACCGGAAATGGTTCGACGATTATCTCCGAAACATTTTGGCAAAGAATTTTGAATGTGACGCAAACAAGCTGGTCGGGAACGTTGTACGGTTCTACGCTGACTTCTGCGGTACCAGTAAGGAGTATGAACAAATTACCGACATGAAAAAGGCACGTAAGAAATATTTAACTTCGAACTAGAAAGAAATTATCTGTGGTCCTTCGACGAAACTGTCATACAATCTTTTGTTTAGGAAACATTGTTAAAGTCTATAAaagatttgtaaggtttaggaAAGTAATTAGGGCGCGGAAAAATCGATCAACCGATCGAGGATACCTTTATTCCAGATGGAGCACGTGTTGGACGATTTCTTGGAGGACTATAACGCTTCCACTACCTCGCCCATGAAGCTGGTGCTGTTCCAGGACGCGATAGATCATATCTGCAGGATCAATCGGATCCTTAGGCAACCCCGCGGAAACGCCCTGCTCCTGGGGATGGGCGGATCAGGTGATGCAGAACTAAATTCAGTCGGTGGAAGTGTTCGTCGAGCTGCCTTTATGTCTTCTCTTGACCCTAACTGTTTCAGGGAATGGTGGATGGGTGCTCGTTACCTTGACAAACAGCCCCATAGTAATCCACATAAAAGGAACCTACGTATAACCATAGCTTAAATGCTAACGCGGGTCTCCCCAGAGAATCGAAAAGTTTTCCAACTGTACGGTTACCACATACACGCTTCTAAATGGTGTAAAAATTCTAAAAACAATTTTGGCTGTAAACTGACGATCCATCCACTgttttcaatatcatgcaaacaGTTTCACATTTACAAACAACAATCGCGTCCTATGCACCACGTCCGGTGTgcgaaaataaaatgaaacaaaagGTACTTGAAAATAATTGCCAATATGTCGACAAcaaattatatacaataaatatactgagaaaaatatcagtatcctgagataacaaatacaagtaaatcttctcgaaagttagcatccatatttttaaacgtgttaaaacgcaaacccttaaatatatcgacttaaaaacaaagtgacttatgccactttcaaaataaacggctcaattgtcgaAGTCGTAAAGCTGCTTCCATTAGAAAttgttgaatttatttatttattccggCAGACACTATTATAAGTATCctgaaaaattttaataaattttttccTGTAATTCTTATAAGGCAACACTTGTTAGTCTTAAACTGGATGAAGGAGGATCTCGAAATTTGTTTAAATGAAGAGGGTTATTAAATTCGAGTACTGTGATTTTAATCCATTTAATACTAGGGCTTTAGCTACACTGAAACGACACGTAGTAATTACGTATTTCCATACGTCGAAGATTAATAGCGGCTCTGATAAATTGCAGGGAGAGACTATCGATCCCTTGCAACAGTTTATCGGACCGTGATCACTGTTATTGTAAATATTGTCGACACAGCGCGGCGTAACATCTTTAAGAGAAAACAGCAAAACCGCGATGCACGAGTTGtagcgatacacgtgattgaTTATCTATTCCCATGACGTAGGTCGTCAAAGTTTAACGAGATTGAGCGCGCACATTCAGGACTACAACTGCTTTCAAATCGAGCTGAGCGGCGCTTACACCGCGAGCGATTGGCGCGATGACGTTAAAATGTCGATGATGAAAGCAGGCATGAAGAATGAACTGACCGTGTTTCTGTTCTCCGACACCCAGGTACGTCCAACAACACGTCATCCTCATTTCAGATTTCTCGGCGAAAATTTCTACAGTTTCAACAATTCTGCGGAACTCATTGAACATTCGTGGCAGTGAAGTATGATTTTCATTTGTAGTCGACAATCTTTAATTGCGCGAGCAGCGACTGCACAGTTCGGAAATTAACCGGTTAGtcgtttttgacgagtatatatATTAGAGCATTtgtactcgtcgtaacataaattgtTGTAATTTCTCCATGAGAGAGTAACAGTATACTCGCGAGAAACTGGAAAACAGAGTAATGCGCGATAAATTTTCCCTGATTCGCGgtcagattgtacacagaaatgagcaatttcggaagaagagatgcgattattcgagcctacggctcggttttatagttgttgacaatcgttaaCTGCTAAAAACGagcgcgcgaattagggagaatttactgtactttgatattctttattaaagtacatattttttataaaagtgttgtatttaaacaaactcttttttcaaagagattgcaacagctaactggttaatcaaGCGCGTTAATCAAATTCAAGGAACAGTTGTACGAAAGTTCCCTGGTTTGATTGTTCCAAATATTCATTATGATATCTAGCGTACCAACGTGCACTTGAAGTGCAGCCGAAGGTGTGTCGCGTACACCTTCATGTAAGAATATTGAAATGATTCATGATCAGAAGATCGTTAGAAGGTTGGACGGAATTTCATTTGGGATAATAGACACGAACTGAATACATTCGACGTGCTATGAAACCGTTCAGTACAGCAATGGAATCAAAGTTCCTCCCATTTCCGTGCGACATCACTTCTGAATATGTAATATCCTTTTTCCGTCGTTTACTTGAGAGCATGTTAGAGAAATCGGATGCAGGATCCGGTCAGTTCCGACGTTCTTGATTGCTGGGGACCATCCCCTCTCGATGTAGGATCGAAGAGCATGCGATTTCCTCCCCTTCGAGCCGTCGCGCATCGAGTAAATATCAAAATGAAACTCGAGGTAAGATCGAATCATTCAGGATCACGCGACTTCCGGTTTCACCCCTGCACTATTTATATTCTTGGAGGACGCCGTTCCTCTTCGATCGCCCTCCATCGCCACCCTCTTTGTCTACGTTTTCGTTTCCCGGAAACTGGACCGAACGGTCCAGTCCCCCGGTCATTTCTCACGCGGAGAGACACATGGAACGATGCAGGCTAGTGAGGCCGTCTGAAAATTATGTGagcaaaaatttaatattactttCATGTTACACGACATTCTACGTGAAATGGAATCGGCAATTTATTATGCTTTCGTTAGTATCTTAATATGTTCAAATAACGATGCagaaaatattcaatttcaaGGAAAATACGTAATGAGGTTTCATTTACGAGGAAATCACGTAGAACTCCGTAATTTCTGACCAACGTCGTTactcattaaaataataatacaaggAATTGTCGATTTAAACGAAGGTAATCGAAATGAGATCAACTTTGCACATCATGGCGTATCCTGTGCCAGGTTATTAAGAATAAAACGGAAAAAATGGCGTCGGCTGTGGTTTCGTCTCTGCATCTTCGATTTTACCCTCCATCGCCGTTTCACGCGACGAACCGCGTCCCTGGTAATTtcgaataaatcgaataaaGGTGAAGAACCGGGGTCGAATCTCGAATGTCGCGCGTATGGCCGGAAATAGAAGCTGCAGTCCGCCTTCGTTTTCGTTCTCCTGTGCAATATTATctctttagcttcaattgcaattagcttcaagtgcgaCGACCCTTGACTTTCCACGGTCTGCTACGTTCTCTCAGCTTCGTTCGCCATGCCTTCTTAACTTGCTTTTGCATGATACAGCGAGCGATAAACTGAAGGGGCAGGTTTATTCGCAAATAATTACGAAGAGTCTTCAAAACGTCTTGTAGATCTTGCAAGATACAAGAGAAATGAAACTTTCGATATTGTGTTTGCAAGTAAAGTAATCAGGTCGTATTTCATGTCCAACAATTATTTAATTGTTCTCCTTGTATGTACCAACGAAATATCTAAGAAATCACGCTCTCTATTTCATTTGAACCACCATTTGAACCACCGTTcaatatacagtgactcccattaatattcggacactttttcaaatgcaataacttttttaaaagtcgaataaacgatttgaattttttttagatgatagaggggctGTTATACTAGACAATGGTTAGACTACTTCGTTGGaattttgccattacttggaatgacaaaacaaaataaaagtctctcgtttttttaacttttttatctgagcctataacgaaaatttaaaaagtgcgTTTTGTCAAAAATCTAGTTACAAGTGTTTAAAAGATTGTGATAAATTGCAAATTTCCCACACTTATCAttcgaaagtgtcaaaaatcgggacaaaactgcgatttttgcgatctttaattgtttacagcacataccaaggtcaaccgatttctgtaaaatttttgacatgcatataacttaccgagatctacaaaatacatttttcaaattttcgttataagctaagaaagttaaacaacgagggttttttattttcttttgtcattctaagaaATGACAAAATTTTAAGAAAGCATTTTTATTATGTTCTAGCAGACTGGTCGCTCTATCATCTAAGAAaacattcaagtcgtttagtccagttgcGTATTGAAaaatgtccgaatattaacgggaaTCACTGTATGGATCtcaaaattgtataaatagAACAGAATTGAACAGCGTATTGCAGAATCTTTATTTTACTAACTTTTATAAGCGATAATATTTTCTGTTgtataatttttcatttaattctTCCTTACGTATTACCTTCTtacaaacaaatgaataaaacgctacaataaaaaaaatcgtacaccaAAGTTTAATGGGTCGTTGCAAGGGGGAAGTTAAAATCCTCGAATCTGCAATCAGGATCAGTCACAGGGAAAATTCTCGAATGTGTTTGATGTCGTTCGCATAGCAAAAGTTGTAAAACTGTTCCGTTGCTTTAGAAACACCAGGCAGCTCGCCGAAAGTAGGGGGACTTTCTCGAGCCACTTTGTAGTTTGTAGAATGTAATATTTGGCTGTTTGAGAGACACGTTTCAGCAGTAATTTCTGGTCTCAGGTTAAGAACGAATCGATGCTGGAGGACCTGAACAGCATGTTGAACAACGGGGACGTGCCGAACGTGTACCAAACGGACGAGATCGAACGGATATTCCACGCGATGCGTGGCAGAGTGCAGGAGGCTGGTCTCCAGATCAATAGGAGCAACCTTTTTTCCGCCTACGTGAACACTGTCCGGGACAATTTGCATCTAGTCATCACGATGAGGTATTTTCTCGCCCCTGGGTTTTATCACCTTCCCGCCCGACCTAGTCGACTCATCCCTTTTTCTCCCTGCCTCCCTTTCTTTCGCCCCGGGCACCCTACGTTGATTCGGAATTGAAGTGGGAATAAAGAACCGGGGCTAACTATCGCTAATAACACTCGAAAGGGGAACGCGGAAATTGAGATCGCCGGGATCCGACGCTGACTGTCCATTCTATCGGTAATAAGTTTCTTTAGAGGCAATTGGCCCTGGCTCGTTCATGGAGGAACGGAGAGGGAGGGCGCAGCCTTGCCcccatatcgaataaaattaattCGCCGTTTTCTGGATACGTTCGGACCTCTTCGATCGAGTTTCCCCATGTGTAGGCTTCGGTTATGTGATCGGTTATGGGATTGAACGGACGTGCTGGGTGGAGAGGAGACTCGTAGATCATACCATGTCACCCGGTATAATATTCAAGTTTTATTGCAGAGCTCGGAACAGGGTTTCGCGACCGGGGCTTGAAATAatctgtaatttattcaactgTAAACTTCTGTAAACAATAGTTATTTATTAAACTTTTAACTTCCGAATTACAGCAACCATAGCAGAACCAATTGAAAGTTTAAACAGTTTCGTTCATGTTCTAATTTCTTTTCAACGATGGGACCGTTGAATTTGTTACAATGTAATTTATGCGACCACGCGTCCTTTTTTAAGTACCCACCGTTTCCAAGGCAATGGCGATTTTATTTTTGATAAAGCATAGTTAAAGACTCGTTCCAGAGATGGACATCACTATAAAATCAGGTGTTTAATAGTTATTTGCCCACTGTCTCGAAGATTCGATTGCTCGGAATGATTCAACGATTTTCGTACATCCTTTAGAGAAAAAAAAGGTATGCGCTCATAGATCCCGTCAATCGCTGATCGGACACGTTCGACGGTAGACGTGACTGAAAATTCGTTTTCTATCTTTTTACGAGCTTTGTTGCATACCGTGCACAAGCGGTGCGATAAATTATCGATACTGCACGATGTATGCACAACACCGTTGGGATGAATAAATCAGAACTGAGGAAAGTTGATCGAATTATCGATAAAGTCATCGAAGATATCGAACGTACGTCTATATATTATCTGAACGAGATTACTACCATgacggtacagtaaattctccctaattgacgctcagatttgtATACAAAGAtggataatttataaaaatgctCAATAACCTTTAGTCGCCCCAAAAGCCGGTCTTCATTCGAAGAAGGTAATGCTCTGTATCTGGTGGGATTGGAAAGGAGTCCTATATTATGAGCTTTTACCAAATAATGAAACAATAGATTCGGCAAAGTATTGCTCTCAATTAGATAAATTGAAGACATCAATTGAACAAAAATGTCCAGAAATTGCGAATCGGAAGGACAATGCGCGACCTCGTGTGTCTTTGAGAACTCGGCAAAAAATGTTGGAGTTTGGTTGGGTTGTTTTACCCCATCCACCGTATTCGCCAGACCTTGCGCCTTCGGATTTCCACCTTCTCCGATCATTACAAAATTCCCTTAATGGAAAAAATGTCAACTCTTTGGTTGAGATAAAAACGCATTTGGACAAATTTTTTGCCGAAAAACCTGAGAGGTTCTGGAAGGCCGGAATCCTCAAGCTGCATGAAAGATGGAGAAAGGTTGTGGAACAGAATGGtagctatataatttaataaatgtataccaatatttaaatgagctgcgttttaattttcctaaaaaaatCGGCACTAACTTTCCGGACAATCCATTAGATCCTGGTCCGTTATCAAAGAGTCGACGAACACGGTCCGTATCGTTTGTCCATTGAAACTAGTATTCTCAATTATCTATTGAAACGCAGCACCGCGCTGTGTCAGCGTTCGCGAAACATCAAGGTTTAAAAAATAGTTAAACGATACATGTCAAAATACCGTGTAGAACAGGAACGTGTAAAAACAAGAAAACGAGTTTGAAAACCGCTGAAAAGCTACACAGAAATGATAGAACAAAGGGGATGCGAACATCCTGTACACGCGAGAGCAAATCGTTCGAACATGCTGGAAAATGACAGTTACCACAAAAAACCGTGCAAATATAAAACCGGTGCGCCCGTATGTACCAAATTATTTCTAAAAACCAATGCAAATCCGCGCGCAACTGTAATGCCTGCAAAACGTGTCCCCGATGTAAAACGTAACATCAAATAAAACGGAAGAAATGTATTGAAGAGAACCGTCTGAACACAAACAAAGGATGTCTCTCGATGCATTTGACCCTTTCCACTCTAATATCGTGTCAGGGGGTTAAGGGGACACGGTGAAAAAGAACTAGCTTGTCGGAGAAGAAGGCCGCGCTAGGAGAAAGTCGGTCGACGAAAGGAAAAATGGCGGTGGCGTTGATCCGGATCGCGAGCGGTCAATAATCATAGCCAATTGGCCGTTTCGCGTTTATTAGAACCGTTCGACGACCACTTGCGCGACAGGCTTAATCACGAATCATCCGGCGTCCGAGTCGGCGCGACCTAATTTGATCAGGCGACACTTTTGTCTGTTCGCAGCCCGGTCGGCGAGGTTTTCCGTGCTCGCATCAGGCAGTTTCCGGCGCTGGTCAATTGCTGCACGATCGATTGGTTTTGCCCGTGGCCGGAAGCCGCGCTTCAGGTACGTAACCTAATCCATTGTCTCagtctctccccccccccctctctctctccctccctccctatctctctctctctccctccctctttctctctctctccctctctctctctctctctctctctctctctctctctctctctctctctctctctctctctctctctctttcccgccCTGTACCCGTCTCCGTCACCGTTGACGGGTCAggtcgtcgcgccgcgccgtcaaACACGATTAGGGCTGC
This genomic window from Megalopta genalis isolate 19385.01 chromosome 9, iyMegGena1_principal, whole genome shotgun sequence contains:
- the LOC143260034 gene encoding dynein axonemal heavy chain 1-like; this translates as MLNTFVETTLNLFTTICNELLPTPDKSHYTFNLRDLGKVFQGMLMMNPAKIEIRENLLLLWYHENLRVFSDRLVNDEDRKWFDDYLRNILAKNFECDANKLVGNVVRFYADFCGTSKEYEQITDMKKMEHVLDDFLEDYNASTTSPMKLVLFQDAIDHICRINRILRQPRGNALLLGMGGSGDAELNSVGGSVRRAAFMSSLDPNCFREWWMGARYLDKQPHSNPHKRNLRITIA